One window from the genome of Podospora pseudocomata strain CBS 415.72m chromosome 6, whole genome shotgun sequence encodes:
- the HNWD-pc8 gene encoding HNWD NOD-like receptor pc8 (EggNog:ENOG503Q43U; COG:A), whose product MRLLERNNTGDISLTGDIPDDQVPPYAILSHTWGDEEVSFEDVTDGTCKNKRGYSKIQFCGDQAGRDGLKFFWIDTCCINKSDCDEFQEALNSMFRWYRNAAKCYVYLTDVSTYQQDADSNPGWELAFRKSRWFTRGWTLQELIAPTVVEFFSEDRKRLGDKNSLAQHIHNTTGIPLRALQANKLSDFSFEVRMSWIKHRSTTREEDRAYCLFGIFNVQMRLLYGEGEERAFERLREEISKHDRCLSSLHSTDPRLDKKRIEEAKGGLLDDAYRWVFDTPDFRGWHDQSESRLLWIKGDPGKGKTMLLCGIINELEGAIVADGHRRNLAYFFCQATDSRINNAIAVLRGLIYLLAHQQPRLIPHIRKYTDKAKSLSDANAWFVLSDILGGMLGDPNLKPTYLVIDALDECIGDLPRLLKFIIGMSSTFPCVKWVVSSRNWPNIEESLEAAEKKIRLSLELNEESISSAVSTYIQHKMDELARLKRYNDRTKNAVQHHLTCNANDTFLWVALVCQELTNVSRSRVLTKLNTFPPGLNSLYERMIDQVRRSDEPDLCKQVLAVLSITYRPITIQELAVFVDIPEGISDELEFMTEIVGLCGSFLTLRETTIYFVHQSAKDFLLREAGHGVFPSGIKDIHHAVFLRSLHVMSGTLRRDIYSLGAPGSSIDDAKLPDPDPLAALCYACIYWVDHLCNWQASDDSKHLDIFQDGGIVDGFLRQHYLHWLEALSLCKSMPQGVLSMANLESILQHRSITSQLPSVVADMRRFALYWRWVVENYPLQVYASALVFSPARSIIRGLFRQEERKWITSGPIVEDNWNACRQTLEGHDGSVTSVAISPDSKWVASGSDDNTIKIWDAATGSCTQTLEGHGNTVRSVAISPDSKWVASGSDDKTIKIWDAATGSCTQTLAGHGRSVDSVAISPDLKWVASGSYDNTIKIWDAATGSCMQTLEGHGDTVTSVAISPDLKWVASGSVDKTIKIWDAATGSCTQTLAGHGRSVDSVAISPDLKWVASGSHDNTIKIWDAATGSCTQTLEGHRYSVTSVAISPDSKWVASGSHDYTIKIWDAATGSCTQTREGHRDSVQSVASSLNSTPIVSGSDNANPPCYGIDSDNRWITRGLENWLWLPPEYLSECLAVAALTVAIGCSSGRVLITTFTTDS is encoded by the exons ATGCGCCTCCTGGAACGCAATAATACCGGCGATATCAGTTTGACGGGTGACATTCCCGACGACCAGGTCCCACCGTATGCCATACTTTCGCACACATggggcgacgaagaggtcagCTTTGAGGATGTAACGGACGGTACATgcaagaacaaaagaggcTACTCTAAGATCCAGTTTTGCGGAGACCAAGCCGGGCGTGATGGACTGAAATTCTTCTGGATCGACACATGCTGCATCAACAAATCCGACTGCGATGAGTTTCAGGAGGCTCTCAACTCCATGTTCCGATGGTACCGCAATGCGGCCAAATGCTATGTCTATCTCACAGACGTCTCAACCTACCAACAGGACGCCGACAGCAATCCCGGTTGGGAATTGGCTTTTCGGAAATCCAGATGGTTCACTCGTGGGTGGACCCTCCAAGAGCTTATTGCGCCAACAGTTGTTGAATTCTTCTCCGAAGACCGCAAGCGCCTAGGAGATAAGAATTCTCTCGCACAGCATATTCACAACACAACTGGCATTCCTCTACGAGCTCTCCAAGCCAACAAATTGTCCGATTTCAGCTTTGAAGTACGCATGTCGTGGATTAAACACCGCAGCACGACGCGCGAAGAAGACAGGGCTTACTGTTTATTCGGCATCTTTAACGTACAAATGCGGCTTCTAtacggcgaaggagaagaaagagcaTTTGAGCGGCTGCGAGAGGAAATTAGCAAGCATGATCGCTGTCTGTCCAGTCTGCATTCTACCGACCCGCGCCTTGACAAGAAGcgcatcgaggaggcaaagggtgGGTTGCTTGATGACGCCTACCGCTGGGTTTTCGACACCCCCGACTTCCGCGGTTGGCATGACCAGTCAGAGAGCCGCCTTCTCTGGATTAAAGGAGATcccggcaagggcaagaccatgttgctctgcggcatcatcaacgagctgGAGGGTGCCATTGTTGCAGACGGGCACCGTCGCAACTTGGCCTATTTCTTCTGCCAAGCTACCGACTCGCGCATCAATAACGCCATTGCCGTGTTACGCGGCTTGAtctaccttcttgcccaccagcagccacgtcTCATCCCCCACATACGTAAATACACGGATAAGGCTAAATCGCTCTCTGACGCAAATGCGTGGTTCGTCCTCTCGgatattttgggggggatgctAGGAGACCCGAACTTGAAGCCAACCTACCTGGTTATCGACGCTCTGGACGAATGCATAGGTGACTTGCCAAGACTTCTTAAATTTATCATCGGGATGTCATCTACGTTTCCTTGTGTCAAGTGGGTCGTCTCTAGTCGCAACTGGCCGAACATCGAGGAGAGCCTAGAAGCCGCGGAAAAGAAGATAAGACTCAGTCTTGAGTTGAACGAAGAGTCTATCTCCTCCGCTGTCAGCACATATATTCAGCATAAGATGGATGAACTAGCGCGGCTAAAGAGGTACAACGATAGAACAAAGAACGCTGTTCAACACCACTTGACCTGCAACGCAAACGACACATTCCTCTGGGTGGCTTTGGTCTGTCAAGAACTTACGAATGTTTCACGATCGAGGGTTCTCACCAAGTTAAACACGTTTCCACCTGGTCTTAATTCTCTCTACGAACGAATGATAGATCAGGTTCGCCGCTCGGATGAGCCAGATCTCTGCAAACAAGTTCTGGCGGTCCTCTCCATTACTTACCGGCCTATCACGATACAAGAGCTAGCGGTCTTCGTGGATATACCCGAGGGCATCTCCGACGAACTGGAATTCATGACAGAGATAGTAGGACTCTGCGGCTCTTTTTTGACCCTTCGAGAAACCACCATCTATTTCGTCCACCAATCCGCAAAGGATTTCTTGCTGAGAGAAGCAGGTCATGGGGTTTTTCCTTCCGGGATAAAAGACATACACCATGCCGTCTTCTTGCGATCGCTACACGTTATGTCCGGAACATTACGACGCGACATATACAGCCTTGGCGCTCCGGGATCTTCCATCGACGACGCCAAGCTACCCGATCCAGACCCGCTGGCCGCACTATGCTATGCTTGTATCTACTGGGTTGATCATCTCTGTAACTGGCAGGCGAGCGACGATAGCAAGCACCTAGATattttccaagatggtggtatTGTCGATGGCTTTCTGAGACAGCATTACCTCCACTGGCTTGAAGCACTTTCACTTTGTAAGAGCATGCCGCAGGGGGTACTTTCAATGGCAAACCTCGAAAGCATTCTTCAG CACAGGTCGATTACGTCTCAATTACCAAGCGTTGTCGCTGATATGCGTCGATTCGCGTTATACTggagatgggttgttgagaattATCCTCTTCAGGTATACGCTTCGGCACTTGTGTTTAGCCCCGCCCGAAGTATAATAAGAGGCTTATTTAGGCAGGAAGAACGGAAGTGGATTACTTCGGGGCCAATTGTAGAGGATAATTGGAAtgcgtgccggcagacgctcgaggggcatgACGGTTCGGTcacgtcggtagcgatctcgcccgattcgaagtgggttgcgtcaggatcagacgacaacactatcaagatctgggatgcggccacggggtcatgtacgcagacgctcgaggggcatggCAATACGGTCaggtcggtagcgatctcgcccgattcgaagtgggttgcctcaggatcagacgacaagaccatcaagatctgggatgcggctacggggtcatgtacgcagacgctcgcggGGCATGGCCGTTCCGTCGactcggtagcgatctcgcccgatttgaagtgggttgcgtcaggcTCAtacgacaacaccatcaagatctgggatgcggctacggggtcatgtatgcagacgctcgaggggcatggCGATACAGTcacgtcggtagcgatctcgcccgatttGAAGTGGGTTGCCTCAGGATCAgtcgacaagaccatcaagatctgggatgcggctacggggtcatgtacgcagacgctcgcggGGCATGGCCGTTCCGTCGactcggtagcgatctcgcccgatttgaagtgggttgcgtcaggatcacacgacaacaccatcaagatctgggatgcggcgacggggtcatgtacgcagacgctcgagggccatcgcTATTCCGTcacgtcggtagcgatctcgcccgattcgaagtgggttgcgtcaggatcacacgactacaccatcaagatctgggatgcggctacggggtcatgtacgcagacgcgCGAAGGGCATCGCGATTCTGTTCAGtcggtagcgtcttcccttAACTCGACGCCGATTGTATCCGGATCAGATAATGCCAACCCCCCATGCTATGGAATAGACTCAGACAACAGGTGGATTACGAGGGGCTTAGAAAACTGGCTATGGTTGCCTCCGGAATATCTGTCAGAATGTTTAGCTGTAGCGGCATTAACGGTTgctattggctgttcttcgggGCGCGTCCTAATTACGACGTTCACGACAGACAGCTAA
- a CDS encoding hypothetical protein (EggNog:ENOG503NYC2; COG:Q), whose product METLDLVVIGAGIAGLSAAKTYHQLNNGKTLALLDDKESVGGVWANSRLYPELRTNNMLGTYQFPDFPMTTEQFGVKPGDHIPGVVVHEYLKAYAEKFGIADKIRFRHKVVTAEHQDGLDGGWTLTVAHDDETSRIFAKKLIVATGLTSEPFLPHIDGQEEFSAPLFHGADFLQHVDTLETTHKVTVFGGSKSAWDAVYAYGKKGIHVDWVIRESGHGAVWMAPPYVTPLKKWLEKLVNTRMLTWFSPCIWGFADGYNTLRNFYHGTALGRAMTNVFWSVLGNDVITLNKYDSHPELKKIKPWSHPMFTASSFSIYNYPTSFWDLLTKGTVKVHIADITGLSHKTVHLSNGTDLPADALCCVTGWKHVPPVKFLPEGIDLDIGLPHTPSKAKLFTKEAVERADKEILGKFPRLKDQPVQNPNLKPLLGTKGLSTTDKINPSTPLTPWTLYRFMVPPSARFMQTRDIAFAGICMNFSTMIMAHIQGLWISAYFADQLPVRTIPPVDGKRDREGRAKTLEEVQHETVLHARFGKWRYPAGKGALLPDFVFDAVPYLDLMVGDMGLKVHRKAGWLKEATEPYGPEDYEDLMSEWVQSVDGE is encoded by the exons ATGGAAACCCTCGACCTCGTGGTCATCGGCGCAG GCATCGCCGGACTCTCCGCTGCAAAGACCTACCACCAGCTCAACAATGGCAAGACTCTCGCCCTACTCGACGACAAAGAGAGCGTCGGCGGTGTCTGGGCCAATAGCCGGCTCTACCCCGAGCTCCGAACAAACAACATGCTTGGGACATATCAGTTCCCTGACTTTCCGATGACCACCGAGCAATTCGGTGTGAAGCCTGGAGACCACATCCCAGGCGTTGTCGTGCACGAGTACCTGAAAGCCTATGCTGAGAAGTTTGGCATCGCGGATAAAATCCGCTTCCGTCATAAGGTTGTGACTGCTGAACACCAGGATGGACTGGACGGTGGTTGGACCCTGACAGTAGCGCATGACGACGAGACGAGCAGGATCTTTGCAAAGAAGCTCATTGTCGCTACCGGGTTGACTTCTGAGCCGTTTTTGCCTCATATTGATGGACAAGAGGAGTTTAGCGCGCCTTTATTCCATGGTGCTGATTTCCTTCAGCATGTCGATACCCTCGAAACCACTCATAAGGTGACGGTTTTCGGTGGGAGTAAATCGGCTTGGGATGCAGTCTATGCGTACGGTAAGAAGGGTATCCACGTGGACTGGGTGATCCGAGAAAGCGGCCATGGTGCTGTGTGGATGGCACCACCCTACGTGACACCATTGAAAAAGTGGCTAGAGAAGCTGGTCA ACACCCGCATGCTCACCTGGTTCAGCCCTTGCATCTGGGGCTTCGCCGACGGGTACAACACGCTCCGCAACTTCTACCACGGCACCGCCCTCGGCCGCGCCATGACGAACGTCTTCTGGTCCGTCCTCGGCAACGACGTCATCACGCTCAACAAATACGACTCCCACCccgagctcaagaagatcaagccCTGGAGCCACCCCATGTTCACCGCTTCGTCCTTTTCCATCTACAACTACCCCACCAGCTTCTGGGACCTTTTGACCAAAGGCACCGTCAAAGTTCACATTGCAGACATCACCGGCCTGTCCCACAAAACGGTCCACCTATCCAACGGTACAGACCTTCCGGCTGATGCCCTGTGCTGTGTGACTGGCTGGAAGCACGTACCACCGGTCAAGTTTCTCCCCGAGGGAATTGACCTAGACATTGGGCTGCCTCACACACCAAGCAAGGCAAAGCTGTTCACCAAGGAAGCCGTCGAACGGGCTGACAAGGAAATTCTCGGTAAATTTCCGCGATTGAAGGATCAGCCAGTTCAAAACCCTAACCTGAAGCCACTCCTTGGAACAAAGGGTCTGTCAACGACAGACAAGATCAACCCTTCGACTCCTCTGACCCCATGGACGCTGTACCGGTTTATGGTGCCACCCTCAGCAAGGTTCATGCAGACAAGAGACATCGCCTTTGCGGGTATCTGCATGAACTTCAGCACCATGATCATGGCGCATATCCAGGGGTTGTGGATCTCGGCGTATTTTGCTGACCAGCTGCCTGTGAGGACGATTCCGCCGgttgatgggaagagggatCGGGAAGGGAGGGCCAAGACGCTGGAAGAGGTTCAGCACGAGACAGTACTGCATGCTCGGTTTGGCAAATGGAGGTATCCGGCCGGGAAGGGCGCGCTGCTGCCGGACTTTGTGTTTGACGCGGTGCCGTACTTGGatttgatggtgggggataTGGGTTTGAAAGTTCATCGGAAGGCGGGGTGGTTAAAAGAGGCAACAGAGCCGTATGGGCCGGAGGATTATGAGGATCTCATGTCGGAATGGGTGCAGTCGGTCGATGGGGAGTAG
- a CDS encoding hypothetical protein (EggNog:ENOG503P0KW), producing the protein MKVKKTESAVFYLSFEVVAALLGNIARPLSFPRGPKSIYRPYLPSALTDSGARFTMEAFIIEAFTLLGVALVVVGMRTYVRLTTVGIKGFQADDYLMLVAAGAYTVETYLAYSVGALWKGLANNAMTDEQRRLLDPNSEEFRLRYVLTTSRPAGVW; encoded by the exons ATGAAGGTTAAAAAGACGGAATCTGCCGTTTTTTATCTCTCCTTCGAGGTCGTAGCGGCCTTATTGGGAAATATTGCAcgccccctttccttcccacGTGGGCCAAAATCGATATACCGACCTTACCTACCGAGCGCTTTGACGGACAGTGGTGCCAGATTCACCATGGAGGCGTTTATTATTGAAGCGTTTACCTTGTTGGGAGTTGcgttggtggttgttgggatgaGGACGTATGTTAGGTTGACGACTGTGGGGATTAAGGGGTTTCAGGCGGATGATTATTTAATGTTGGTTGCTGCA GGCGCGTATACCGTGGAAACATATCTTGCGTACTCGGTGGGTGCGTTAtggaaggggttggcgaATAATGCGATGACGGATGAGCAGAGACGTCTGCTTGATCCGAACAGTGAGGAGTTTAGGTTGAGGTATGTTCTGACTACATCACGACCTGCTGGAGTGTGGTAG
- a CDS encoding hypothetical protein (EggNog:ENOG503P0KW) codes for MSDHCQPAISNIDIFVTLGLNVSTDIYLMSIPIPMLWRATMRPMKKVGLIVLFSGGAFVTVAGVLRCILIVTDPINGAQQAGSWAVRETFVAVVTSNLPMCVPLINRWGRPILGSLKSLKSTTGRMTRSGRSDPKHGAFRLEDKNPRRGMGPRSVNPITELTISETELAEIQHQEYFWNPNKGRHDPESGLDGEGTSPGGLIWKQTSLQVSESRNYHGDGVDEIDFGDYYLVEQAKKSAEIMATSPTGRSWKTSNSNRQDRQSP; via the exons ATGTCAGATCACTGTCAACCggccatctccaacattgACATCTTTGTAACTCTTGGGTTGAATGTCTCCACAGACATTTACCTCATGAGTATTCCCATACCCATGCTATGGCGTGCTACCATGAGACCGATGAAAAAAGTTGGGCTCATTGTGCTGTTCTCTGGTGGAGCGTTTGTGACGGTGGCAGGAGTATTGCGATGTATCCTGATTGTTACA GATCCCATCAACGGCGCTCAACAAGCAGGTTCCTGGGCCGTCCGGGAGACGTTTGTGGCTGTGGTGACTTCCAATCTTCCCATGTGTGTTCCCCTAATTAACAGATGGGGTCGACCAATTTTGGGAAGCCTAAAGTCCCTCAAGTCAACAACGGGTAGGATGACACGTTCTGGCCGTTCAGATCCGAAGCATGGAGCGTTCAGGCTTGAGGATAAGAACCCGAGACGTGGAATGGGGCCGAGGAGTGTCAATCCTATTACTGAGCTTACGATATCCGAGACGGAGCTGGCTGAGATTCAGCACCAGGAGTATTTTTGGAATCCCAATAAGGGTCGTCACGACCCAGAGAGCGGACTGGATGGTGAGGGTACGAGCCCAGGTGGGTTGATCTGGAAGCAGACATCCCTCCAAGTGTCGGAGTCGAGAAATTaccatggtgatggtgtggatgAGATTGACTTTGGGGATTATTATCTTGTGGAGCAAGCAAAGAAGAGCGCCGAGATCATGGCCACTTCGCCGACTGGAAGGAGTTGGAAGACTTCGAATAGCAACCGCCAGGATCGACAATCGCCGTGA
- a CDS encoding hypothetical protein (EggNog:ENOG503PUQJ; COG:S): MASPDKSQEQGKGFTLSCECGYITMTTPSRTPSGMAHCHCRTCQKQSGSAFGTSVYYPTDQVFPLPVDLEAKLSLFEHGTDSGNTMRCYFCPKCGVRIMHQGILPDGSWREMMSFKAGTFDDWPEEGGLNWEGMGARHIWTRSARMNLCGNWEAWEKYPDDMVDKKTGEGEGEEKKA, encoded by the coding sequence ATGGCCTCCCCAGACAAATCCCAAGAGCAAGGAAAGGGCTTCACGCTCTCGTGCGAATGCGGCTACATAACCATGACGACCCCCTCCCGCACCCCCTCCGGCATGGCACATTGCCACTGCCGAACATGTCAAAAACAATCAGGCTCGGCGTTTGGAACCTCTGTTTATTACCCCACCGACCAAGTCTTTCCCTTACCCGTGGACTTGGAGGCGAAGTTGTCATTGTTTGAGCACGGGACTGACAGCGGGAACACAATGAGATGTTATTTCTGTCCCAAGTGCGGCGTGAGGATTATGCACCAGGGAATTCTGCCAgatgggagctggagggagatgatgagcttCAAGGCGGGGACGTTTGATGACTGGCCTGAGGAAGGAGGGCTGAattgggaggggatgggggcgagGCACATCTGGACGAGGAGTGCGAGGATGAATCTTTGTGGGAATTGGGAGGCCTGGGAGAAGTATCCGGATGATATGGTTGATAAgaagacgggggagggggagggggaggagaagaaggcgtga
- the GUK1 gene encoding guanylate kinase (COG:F; EggNog:ENOG503P1VP) codes for MRPLQQLSRSSFNVLRSRFVHTMAPVPDSRPIVISGPSGVGKGTLYGRLFQNHPDTFTLSVSHTTRGPRPGETDGVHYHFVTKEAFEALKAADGFVESAKFGDNYYGTSKQTIEEQKAKGKVTVLDIEVEGVKQIQAQNYPARYVFIAPPNEEALEQRLRGRGTESEESIQKRLKQAKVELEYAKVPGVHEKIIVNDDLEKAYKELEEFVFAESKA; via the exons ATGCGACCGTTGCAGCAGCTTTCCCGATCTTCGTTCAACGTCCTTCGTTCACGCTTTGTACATACAATGGCTCCAG TCCCTGATTCTCGTCCTATCGTTATCTCCGGCCCCTCCGGCGTCGGAAAGGGAACTCTCTACGGCCGCTTGTTCCAA AACCACCCCGACACATTCACGCTTTCCGTTTCGCACACCACACGTGGCCCCCGCCCCGGTGAGACCGATGGTGTCCACTACCACTTCGTAACAAAGGAGGCGTTCGAGGCGCTCAAGGCAGCTGATGGGTTCGTCGAGAG CGCCAAGTTTGGCGACAACTACTACGGTACCTCAAAGCAGACGATCGAAGAGCAAaaggccaagggcaaggtgACCGTGCTTGATATCGAGGTCGAAGGCGTGAAGCAGATCCAGGCGCAAAACTACCCCGCGCGGTATGTCTTCATTGCGCCGCCTAACGAGGAGGCGCTGGAGCAGAGActgagagggagaggcaCCGAGAGCGAGGAGAGCATCCAGAAGAGGCTAAAGCAGGCCAAGGTTGAGCTCGAGTATGCCAAAGTGCCGGGAGTGCATGAGAAGATCATTGTCAACGAT GATCTGGAAAAGGCgtacaaggagctggaggagtttGTCTTTGCGGAATCCAAGGCGTAA
- a CDS encoding hypothetical protein (COG:U; EggNog:ENOG503NYKJ), with the protein MAIIGAKEEHADPRLTRIAQADDVPWYKKPNLRFLYLILVPTGLGVEWTSGFDSSMMNSLQAVKSWTDYFDNPTSSRLGLLNAMYSLGALMAIPFIPTISQYLGRRRTILMASLIMCMGAGLQAGARNSDMFLASRWVLGFGIPFAIVNASSMIGELSYANERAVMTSLFNASWFVGAIIAAGTTYGTFQMESTWAWRLPSLLQLVPSAFQLGFMHWCPESPRWLVSQDRGEEAFAILQKYHSEGKDGDEFVRLEYAQIQSTIAAEKELASRFVWGDVFRDAAMRRRFLLAAVVGFFTQWSGNGLLSFYMKKILALVNITDNRTVQQVILSNTCWGFINAVPIALIAPRFPRRRMFLICTIGTAVVYVVWTIASARATIENSSAAAIPVLVFIFVYSPFYNIGWNALAYTYMVEIFPYQQRAKGIAVEQLTVRFAVFFNTYVNPIALDAIGWKYYIVYCVWILIEIATVYLLFPETHNRTLEELSFMFEGKEMQDKIQKNVDKVLDVELEGVKRRSSKDGIQATDQRV; encoded by the exons ATGGCCATCATCGGCGCCAAAGAAGAACATGCCGACCCTCGGCTCACCCGCATTGCGCAGGCGGATGACGTCCCCTGGTACAAGAAACCCAACCTTCGCTTTCTGTATCTGATTCTTGTGCCGACTGGCCTCGGGGTGGAATGGACCTCTGGGTTTGACAGCTCGATGATGAACAGTCTCCAGGCTGTCAAATCATGGACTGACT ACTTTGacaacccaacctcctcccgcctcggcctcctcaacGCAATGTACTCCCTCGGCGCCCTCATGGCAATCCCCttcatccccaccatctcccagtacctcggccgccgccgcacAATCCTCATGGCCTCCCTCATAATGTGCATGGGCGCTGGCCTCCAAGCAGGCGCCCGCAACAGCGACATGTTCCTCGCCTCCCGCTGggtcctcggcttcggcaTCCCCTTCGCAATCGTAAACGCCTCCTCCATGATCGGTGAACTCTCCTACGCCAACGAACGCGCGGTAATGACATCCCTCTTCAACGCATCCTGGTTCGTCGGCGCCATCATTGCAGCAGGGACAACCTACGGCACCTTTCAAATGGAATCAACCTGGGCCTGGCGTCTCCCCAGCCTGTTGCAACTCGTCCCGAGCGCGTTCCAACTCGGCTTCATGCACTGGTGCCCCGAGTCACCCCGCTGGCTCGTCAGCCAAGACCGCGGTGAGGAAGCGTTTGCCATTCTGCAAAAATACCACTCTGAGGGTAAAGACGGGGACGAGTTTGTCAGATTGGAATACGCGCAAATTCAATCCACCATTGCGGCGGAGAAAGAACTTGCCTCGCGGTTTGTGTGGGGGGATGTCTTCCGTGACGCTGCCATGAGACGTCGTTTCCTCCTCGCAGCGGTAGTCGGGTTTTTCACGCAGTGGTCAGGGAATGGGTTGTTGAGTTTCTACATGAAGAAGATTTTGGCGTTGGTGAACATCACGGATAATAGGACGGTGCAGCAGGTCATTCTGAGCAATACTTGCTGGGGGTTTATCAATGCTGTGCCGATTGCGTTGATCGCGCCGAGGTttccgaggaggaggatgtttcTGATATGCACGATTgggacggcggtggtgtatgtTGTTTGGACTATTGCGAGCGCGAGGGCGACGATTGAGAATAGTAGCGCTGCGGCCATACCGGTGCTGGTGTTTATTTTTGTTTATTCGCC GTTCTACAACATTGGTTGGAACGCCCTGGCATACACGTACATGGTTGAGATCTTCCCTTATCAACAACGCGCAAAGGGTATCGCGGTTGAGCAGTTGACGGTCCGATTTGCGGTCTTCTTCAACACATATGTCAACCCCATTGCGTTAGACGCCATTGGATGGAAGTACTACATTGTGTACTGCGTCTGGATTCTGATCGAGATTGCTACGGTGTATCTTCTCTTCCCTGAGACACACAACCGCACACTTGAGGAACTCAGCTTCATGTTTgagggcaaggagatgcaggACAAGATTCAGAAGAACGTGGACAAAGTGCTCGATGTGGAACTGGAaggggtgaagaggaggtcgtCGAAGGATGGAATTCAAGCTACTGACCAGAGAGTGTAG
- a CDS encoding hypothetical protein (COG:K; EggNog:ENOG503NUCG), which produces MHCHTWTHSVDRGPLCSTMTLSSNCLDVGVFVLKYNIAQPASINWLPPTNSFTKRRQIRRQDIIPETESHEYPPGWPIPKLQNFVVTVNLDCRIDLNYLAQRARNVEYRPRRFNAVIMRIRDPRTTALIFATGRMVVTGAKSEALARLAAKKHAYALQKCGFTPKLRDFTVQNIIGSANVGFNIRLEGLANKYVTVGASFVPEIFPGLSFKQYLGYRADGTPRSCPTLLIFTTGKIVVTGAKTEEDLRAAFARVYPLFFDFRFASDPNSKTQV; this is translated from the exons ATGCATTGTCATACTTGGACCCACAGCGTGGACAGAGGGCCTTTGTGTTCGACAATGACATTGTCCTCTAATTGTCTTGATGTCGGAGTCTTTGTCTTGAA ATATAACATCGCCCAGCCTGCCTCCATAAACTGGCTACCTCCTACTAACTCATTCACCAAGCGCCGCCAGATACG CCGTCAAGACATCATCCCAGAAACCGAATCCCACGAGTACCCTCCAGGCTGGCCCATTCCCAAACTTCAAAACTTCGTCGTCACCGTCAACCTTGACTGTCGCATTGACCTCAACTACCTAGCCCAACGGGCCCGCAATGTCGAATACAGACCGCGTCGCTTCAATGCTGTGATCATGCGCATCCGCGATCCACGAACGACAGCACTGATCTTCGCAACGGGCAGAATGGTTGTCACAGGTGCCAAGAGCGAAGCCCTGGCTCGCCTTGCCGCTAAGAAACACGCTTACGCCCTCCAGAAATGTGGCTTCACTCCGAAATTGCGCGACTTCACTGTCCAGAATATCATTGGCAGTGCCAATGTTGGCTTCAACATCAGACTTGAGGGGTTAGCCAACAAGTATGTCACTGTTGGCGCCTCTTTTGTCCCCGAGATTTTCCCAGGCTTGTCTTTCAAGCAGTATCTCGGCTATCGAGCAGATGGGACACCTCGCTCCTGTCCAACCCTTCTCATTTTTACAACCGGAAAGATCGTGGTCACCGGTGCCAAGACAGAAGAGGATCTTAGGGCCGCCTTTGCTCGGGTATATCCTCTGTTCTTTGACTTTCGCTTTGCCAGCGACCCAAACAGCAAAACACAGGTGTAG